The following DNA comes from Erigeron canadensis isolate Cc75 chromosome 3, C_canadensis_v1, whole genome shotgun sequence.
AATGAATAAGAAAAATCTAACTAATTAATAGTAAAAAAGATTAGAGGGGTATAATAAACACATCAACTAAGgattagggggggggggggggggggctgtCGAAATACTTTAATAGATTCTAGAGGGATACATGCACGATGTGTAGGAAGTGTTGGTTGTGTATACAGTGTGGTGGTGAAAGTGATTGGTAATGACGACTACTAATATAGATAATTTATATTAAAGGAGAAAGAGGTGAATGGGGTTAGACAATTTAGAAGTTAGGGATATATAAAGGGCAAAACATCTATACTCcctattaaaaattatcaacccctgttgaaagtttacaagatTTGGAACATGTAATTTTACCCTTTTACCCCTCCTTATTCCTGCCCTTATTCCCACATATATTTTTCCTATTGTTTTCTTTCTGCCACAAAAATACAAACACCTCCACCGCTGTCCTCAAAACCCAACCATCAACTCCACCGTCCATCGCCTCCACCTTCCTTCAACACCACCGCCGCCGTGGAACATCCCTATGATACCCAAATCACCAGTGAAAAATAGGGACACTTGTATTCTATGTCAATGGTATTCGCCGCAACGCGCGTGtactatgctcgtatatatTAAACGGAGATattaaaaatagtaaaataagAGAAAGGATAATTTAGGGTGATTAAATCTgtaatctatactatctaataaaacaaaccaccaATTTTTCCCTTAAACTTTTTgcctttgaaaaaccaaaaatacttttctcctttatttactaatctaaacatttttatctaatatacctaaaatacccttaatgaaataatttactgTATATATCTCCCAACagttaaaataactataatactacTTTTAACAACTATTGTTACATTTATCACCATCGTTTCCCCCCATTACCATCCCTACTGCCGTCCCCCctgaaccccccccccccattaTTACCCCACCTTCGTTGTATTGTGCGGGTATAAGTCTAACTTGAGGGGGAAAAAAGTGAgacaaatgatttatatgagAGTATAAATTATAGTTGATAGCTTGTTCTAAGTGTTAGAATTGTCTATGAATTTATAAATgacaataaaacaaatcaaatgaaaataaagaaaaaattctGAGAGAAAGACTGTCCTAAAAGGTGTTAAGACAATTTGCTAAATCAAGTATATATGAAAGAGTTTTTTCTACTTATGATGGTCTAGTAATAAACGTTTGGATTTTAAGAGTAGAAATTATTAAAGGTTACAAGTTTAAATCATTTGAGCGaaaaagtatactttttatGGTCACGAAGGTTTACCAGCGAGTTAGCGACAACTACAGGCTACTCGCGAAGCATATGATCTCCCTGAGATTAGTATTAAGTAATGACAATGAGCAAATAAGTCACCACAGTTAAGAGTATTTGCCGATTAGAGGAAAATCCTAATTTAGCAATGTGTAAGGCttataaaatcaacaaaaacTGCCACCTCCCGCTGCCCCCCATCATCCAGTGATGGCTCCTTGGTACTTCTTTTCAACTTGTAAGTGTGCTCATAAGGAAAATTTGAAAAGCAAAATGAGAGTGCATTCTATGTAGTAtctatatgaaatgaaattttaGTACATTTTAAGGTAACAAATAGACGACTCAACCCTTAACTATTCTTTTATAACTAGCATAATACCCGTTTATATGTCATGTTTCAATTTTCCAAAACAAGTCGAATAGCATAACACGATATGATACTTATAAAAAGTTAGGTTCATATGATTCACAAATTGTACAAGATATACTTGACACGCATTTAAGCATGACCATTATATTGAAACACACGTGACCTATGCATTGTGTACTTGTTTATACGAGTACGTTAGTTAGagattttgtttttatcaataCATGTAATAAGATAacttaaagaaaaacatatgaattttttttttttaagaccaACAAGGGCCGGATCACGGGTATCCGGACTGAATACCGTAGACCTACCCGATCCCCTCCCCCGCCCGCCCCACCCGGTAAAAGCTCCACGAAAGCCGGGACAAAATCTTGGCGGGCAATCACAGGCCAAGAGTATCAAACCTGTGACCTCTTGGACAAAAGTCTGGGTGTCCAACCACTGAGGTAATCAGTGAAggacggaaaaaaaaaacatatgaaataaTGTAGATCATATAATGGGTTTGAAAAAACAAACTTGTTAAATTAAATGAAGGCTACAAAAGTCGTTAGGTACTCTTAGGTTGTTCGACTAGAGAGTTTGGAGTACTTTTGTCTGTGCAAGGAGCATTCAGGGGGTCAAAACGGACAAAGCGGAGAGTACTCGGCCAATTCGGATCCACTCACAGCCCTACCTTGTCACGAGTAATCGGCTCGAATCGGGGATGCAACAATGAATTAGATGAACTCGACATGATtgtgttttaaatcttttagGAAAGCCATTACCACACCCCGCCGCCACCACCCGTTGTCCGCCACCATCACATCACCGTCGCTACAATCAACATCACCGCATCGCATGATGCGTCTAGTAGTTATTCAAGTATAACCATATGCAAGTATTGTAGCAATGAAACTTGATTTGAAACATATTTGGCGTAAGGAAATACTTAAATTAACTCCTTTTAACcacattattttttaacaatatgTTTGGGCATAAcgacatttttttctttatatacacATCTCCAATTTTAGAGCAACCTGATTATTTCAGGAAAAACATATCTCCATTCAAAGATCATTTTACTCACATCCAGTTTTAAACCaaaaatcataatatcataAGTCCTCCGAATATTAgtctatataaaaaaagtcaaaaatgaaTGGGTGATTGATTTGCAAAACCCCTAAAAAAGTTTAACTACTCTCTAGCAAAGTATTGTAGCATTGCTATAATGACTGTTGTGAAAATCTAGTTCTTGTAGGACTTATGACGACTAAGGAAAAACTAATACACATTGGATAATAGAGCATCAATTCAAGCATGGTCAAACAATGTAAAGAAAGACATATCTTAGTAATTTTATTTAACTACTCCATTAATATGTTGCTATGGAGATTTAGATAGAATTATTCATATAGTGATAATAATACACTCATTTAGATTAAATGGCATGTATTTGATGGAATAATGTTCAATTATGTTTCTTGCAAACAATGGCGGCTCAAGGTTTTTAGAGACCTCAAACGAAATTAATTTTGAAGGCCTAATCCATTaccatataaatttaaaaaaaaaaaaactcgactTTTGTTATTcaactactagtaataaaaaagatacaGATGttgatacaaaaactaaaaaggcgttactgcaatataagttatataatgatacttagtccaaaatctaaatattaattttaatatacagGATATTGAGGCCTTGAAAATTTAGAGGCCTAAAACGATCGCCTAGTTTCGTAGTACTATTGAGCCACCTCTGCTTGCAAACAATGTGTAAAAGCTTAAGATACGTGCATGTTGTGTGGAGTGAAGCTAAATAGCTCAAAAACGAATGAATATGAACATCCCATCATTACCTTGCGGTAATGGTTTCGTGCAAAATACAATGGTTGTCACAAAGACGAGATTGCAAGACGGACTAAATGTTGTGCACTCTGCTTGACAAAAGCttccaaaaacttttaaacataaagGCACAAAGCATGAaagtattattaaaataattaatctttaCCAAAAAGAtcatcatattttctttttttctgaaGCTTTTAaacataagttttttaaaaatttatataacaaaaaaaatgataaaattgatattttaattttagaaaCTTCAAAAGTAATATTTTTGGTTTGGTATGAGTTGTCCAATGTTGAAAACAACCTTGTTAAAAAGTCATTTTATACTACAATCATGTCAAATGAATATACTGCTAGTACATATACTACTCGtatgatataataaaaatacaaagatttgcctaaacaatacaaaaagtGGTGATAATTGAAATTGAAGttcaaattgaaattgaaatagaAATAGAACAATTCTTAAAAACACAAAAGGGGCAGAAACAACAGAGGAGTGGTCCTTCCAAAGGATGTGAGAAATGACTGGGGCCTCTGTCTTGTCCTTTCCTCTGTTTCCATTCTTCCTCACACCTCTCCACAATACACACACTAGATTACACTCCAcacacatatctatatctatatctatttgcAGAGGCATAGAGAGGTGGATTCCTGTCATCATTGCAGGATCTCTTCTCCATTCTCGTgatcttttttttaaacaaacaaacaccaAACTTCCAGTCTCTGATTCTTCTTATTGGTGACATATTTTCATCTGGGTAACCACAATTCATGATTATGCTTCTCTGCCCCCTTTCCAATCTTCTTTGATACACATACACCTATACCTATACAtaactacatataaatatttgtatctatatatgccTCCACTTTCCTCATTTAGCTAAGTAAGTGGTTCTCGTCCTTTAGATAATAACAAAATCCTCTGTCTTTCATTGTTTCATTCGCCCTTCAagattgcattttttttatattggtTTCTAATTTTAGTTTCTGGGTTTGTCTTTGTTTTGCTTGAATATTCTAAAGTTTCTTCCTTTTTGGCTTTTTTCCTTCAATAAATCACTACTTCTAATCATACAAAAAAGAAACTTactttttagggtttagggtttttctcctatgtttttctttagttttttcatCAAAACCCAACTGTTATTCTAATCATTTTTATAActtcttttaaaatttcatttgggtttttcacaattttttcTAGAATCTTGTTAGATTTAGGGGTTatctgttgttgttgttgttgatgatgatgatgttgttgtAACTACTTGTGTACTCCTTGTTATTGAATCTTTTTGACAAATTTAGTGAATTTATCTTGAACTCACAAAAAAGTTGAGAACTTTTGATTGAATGGGTTGGTgaatttttatgtaaattaaatTCTTGAAATATAAAAATGTCATCTTGTTTAAGTTCAAGAGCTTGTGGGTTTGATGTTGAGCATATGCTAAAATGGCCATGTACTATTATGTCAAGTAGAACAACCTCAAATTCATCCTCTCCATCTTCAACTTTATCAGAATCTAGCAATTCCCCAATAGGAATCTCTACACGAAAGCCACGGACACCGCGAAAAAGACCTAATCAAACTTACAATGAAGCAGCTGCTCTGCTTTCCATGGCTTGTCCCAACATTTTTAGCACCAAATATCTCACTAAAAGAACCACTAACTTGCCCAATATTACTAGACTACACCTTAATGAGGAACCAGAATTGATTTGGTCATTTCAGGCAGTAGAGAACTCTGGGTTTCTACTCGGGCCACGAGTTATAGAAAAGCCCGGTTTAGTGACCGGGCCAAAGGTTGTGAGTTTAAGCCCGAATGCAGGGGAAGGGGAAACCGACCCGAGTTGTGTTTGTGTGGATTTGAGTGATGAGTGTCTTGATGATTTTGATACTGAGTCACTTCTTGATGAGGAAATTGAACTAGGGATTGATAGTATAATGGGTGATTCAAAATTGAATGAAGAAAATAATGAATTAGGTAATAACATTGCTTATGATTACAACACTTGTTATGGGTATCCAGTTGGACTAGGATTTGGGTTAGTAAATGGAGTGAGGGCATTGCGAAAAGGCGGTGAACGGAGTTGGTGTAGCGTTCCATTGGTGAACGTGGTGAATTTATCGACCTCCGTGGTTATGACAAAAGGTGAGAAATCGGCTGTtggaaagaaaatgaagaagaagaaagtagAGAACTTGATGAAATTGGAAAAAGGGAATGTGAAGCCCGAAAATGGGCATGGGTTAGGGCTAAAATTGAACTACGACGATGTTTTGAATGCTTGGTCGGATAAAGAGTTGCCGATGCCCGAGGAACTTTCACAGTCCTCGTCTTCGGGGGTTGATATCAATGTAAGTCAGCTCTTAATGGTATCGATTTCAATTTGTCACGTTTTGTTCTtgtatacttaaaaaaaataaaagtactcCGTAACAACTTATGCAATTGGTACCATTTAGGTCTTTTAAGTTAGATTTCAAGTAGTGTACAATGTAAGTATTGAGTTAATTTTGAAATGAGATCATATGAGTAAACTGCAAAGTGTAAATTCTAAGTTCTACATAAGTACATAGTAACAATGAAGCCGGACTAAAAAGTACTTGTGATATGAGTCACCTAAAACATGTCTAATAAATAATTACTACTTTTTATTCACCTCAAACATGTGggtaaaaagttttatttttgtataaatatatatctgggtcaataaatttaaaatgtacTCTATTTTCTTTTCATGAAATATATGTTTCGCACATGAATCTTGCACATGGTTTGTTGTAAGGAAATACCTTAAGATTAAATAATGTtttgtatattttaatatatacttaacTTGTTGTATAGGTTATTCACTATAGAAAAAGTGGTTGGTGCATCTAACCCAAAATCACTTTGATTGATTATTTGTACTAAACTCTATAGTTAGCATCACTAATGAGACTTGTTGTACATGTGTATTATTTGGgttataattcattaaaaaataattgcTTGCATCTATTTAATAAatcttatttaaattttattgataaGTCATGGTGTCCATTGTATTGAATTAAAGAgttaaagtgtataaaataataataataattgcatgaattttttattcaaaataatcaattatgaaaaataattcaaagtagaaaattgatttttatttttgtcgattataaaaatattttacatgTTTGAACATCAACTTAACTTTCTATTTTGGATCACcttttcacttttatatttAGTTTATGGGTTTTGTTTAATACAATCACTCATTGTACatctataataaaaattttgggattaatttttgatatgaaaggtataattttttttttgatgtacATTAAGAACTaaactgtatttagcatttttttataatttgtagAATTGAAAGTTATGCAAATAGTTCtgaaaataacataataataaataaattaataatatttgtttattaattaaaaatgagCTAAGAAATGATACGAAGAAAATGTATGTAATGGCAGGCAAGAGCGGCTAAGATTGATTTGTTCTCCGAAAACGGTGGGTGGAGCGAATCAGGTGCAACGGGGCGTTGTATGGACAAAAAGAAAATCAGGCATCAAGTCAAAAATGCCGTCCCGGATAAACGGCCCAGATGCAAGGTACCTTTTCATTTATATACCAATTtccatttttcatatttataagtcaaaatacaaaattttaagtcaaaatagAATCTATCTAAACTATAAAGAGTAATAAAATTACAgttattttcattaatttcataatttgtTAATTCTGATTTTTATTAGTTATCATAATGTATAATCTTTATGGCAGAACATACAAGTCTAAAAATATGTATCAAATCTGAAGTACTTTTGGTTGTATCGGTTTTGAGTCTGATTCCattatgttttacttttaattcggctgttttttttttttttgaaaaactagattcttttcttttcatcacGTTATTTACTTGGGGCGTGTAAGGTCGGTTAATCAAAAGTATCGGTTTATAGTGGGTCGGTTTATAATAACTGTTAAGGAGTTGAACTAGTCCAATAATGTGAGCGTGGTTCATGAACGTTTGGGACCAAACCGACACCAAAACACTGCTATATGTTTTACCTCTTTGGTTCTATTTCTAAATTTCTGGATTAGGTTCAATGTATGTGGTCTAGTTTTGGAATTGTACATATCCTCAAAGAATAGACATTTataatagagatagagattttttaataaaaaaacataactttGTTATAGTTTTTCGATAGTTATATTTACTTTGAAATGACAAGAAATAACAACTTTGTCATAATGCTATTCAAGTATTGACACTAAATAATGCGaattttaaattacaaaatGATAGTAGCTCATGACGAAAAGTAGAAGTATGAGTTGGGAATTATGACCACGTCTaagttttgtaatttttgtatttACAGGGACGCTTTGTGAAAAAGACAAACCATGCCGCTTGCAACGAGGAAACGTGAAGTAAAAAAAATCAGTTAACTCCTCCAACTTTTGTTACACTTTTACTTTAGTCCTCTTACTTTTGTTTCTACATTTCAAGcccttttgtttctttctttttgcaCACCAATATTGTAACCAcaatatgtacatatatgtgaAACAAAGAAAGAATGAAGTCAAATAGTTCAGCCATGGTCTTCTGATTCTACTATTTTTGTCATAAAATTTGGCTAATCATGGTTTTCAGAAATatggtatgttagtatatactccgtattaaaacattatacataaaaaaaattgttgttttttaaaaggttgGGCATTAACCAACACAACAAGGATTTAGCAACTCCATAAGGATACTGGCCATTCGCTATAAAGACCTGTTCCGGGGTTAATTGTCTGGTCATATACAACTTATAGTTCTAAAGActacaaaatacatataaccTCCATATCTTGGGTCCCACACACAAATGACATGGAGTAGTAAAACTGGTAAGTTAATATCAAGTCATGCTTAGGTGTTTTAAGCTTACATATGTATACGTGTGTTATATGCTCAGGGAAATTAGAGGGGGAATGCTTGTTCGGCCACTACTTAGGTTTCAATAGAAGGCACGTACAAGAGATGGACTAAGCTTTTGGTACATTCATGTACATGATCATAGAAGATCGATATGCAACTTTTGAAAGaaaagtatgtatatattatatctatatatagattatgACTGGAAGAAGTGACACCCTTATGTAATCTAGAATAGCTCAAAATTCTTTCTAGATTATGTAATTTTGTTGTTGGATGTTTCCTtcctttaaagtttaaaacatTTCTATGATTGAAGTAGTCCATAGATGGTTTATCTTTGTATCGGTTGATCTTATAAAAGATATTTATGAGGTTGCTATCGCGAAGAACCAAGGTGGTTTAGTGGTTAGACGTCTTACTAACCCCCACAAGATGTCTGTGGTTTGATCATTTTCGTAAACATCTTAAGGTGGTCAATGATAGGGTTCGAAAACA
Coding sequences within:
- the LOC122591341 gene encoding protein CHLOROPLAST IMPORT APPARATUS 2-like — translated: MSSCLSSRACGFDVEHMLKWPCTIMSSRTTSNSSSPSSTLSESSNSPIGISTRKPRTPRKRPNQTYNEAAALLSMACPNIFSTKYLTKRTTNLPNITRLHLNEEPELIWSFQAVENSGFLLGPRVIEKPGLVTGPKVVSLSPNAGEGETDPSCVCVDLSDECLDDFDTESLLDEEIELGIDSIMGDSKLNEENNELGNNIAYDYNTCYGYPVGLGFGLVNGVRALRKGGERSWCSVPLVNVVNLSTSVVMTKGEKSAVGKKMKKKKVENLMKLEKGNVKPENGHGLGLKLNYDDVLNAWSDKELPMPEELSQSSSSGVDINARAAKIDLFSENGGWSESGATGRCMDKKKIRHQVKNAVPDKRPRCKGRFVKKTNHAACNEET